In Bacillota bacterium, the DNA window ACTTCCCGCTTAGCCAGTGAGCTGCGCCGCTGAACATCATATACCTCCAGGCGATACGTGTCGCGGTTACTGTACTCATTCACCACAGCTACATAGATAATATCGCCATTTCTCCAGGCAACTGCCATGGGAGTGGTGTTATAATTCTGCAGATCACGACTGTCCAGAGCTGCAGCGGGAAATGCGGTCACAAGCAGTAAAAGCAGTACCAAAGGCACTAATCTCAGTTTCATCATTTTCCCTCCTACCAGTAATAAGAGTTGCGGATGTAAATCACAGTATGCTTCGGACCTTCAAACTGGGGGTTCTGCGGGAACTGCCTCATCGCATTCTCAGCGTAGTTAAACAAGGTCCAAGCAGTTATTTTATCGTCTCCAATAGACTTGATACCGTCAATCAGCATGGTGGTAAATAAACTTCCCTTATCTTGGCTGACATTAGTTCTTTCGCCATCGGAAGCTGCCCCGAGCACTGTATAGCCTGTGCCCTGCAGAGCCATCGGCATTATTGCTCCTAGGCTTTGGCTGCGGATTTTACCATCGAAGAAGGTCTTCGCATAAGCCACATCAAGGATCACCGTAACATTCTTATTGGGGAACTTGCTCAGCCAATCTCTCAGTTCACCGTCGGTAATCATGGAATTTCTAATCTGCTCAGCTGTTCCGTAGTCTTGACCATCATAGGGAACGATGTGGTCGAGAGGACGAGCTTCTCCTCCGGCGTAAATCTCCCGATCAGCATATCCCGAGAAATAAAAGACTAGCGAATCACCGGGTTTGGCTGAACGGGCTGCATTTTCGATGGCCCGTTTAATATTACTCTTGGTAGCCTGCCTGTTAGTCAAAATATCAGCATAACCTTTCATCCTGTTGCCGTCTACGAGCACTGTCTTGATGTTTTTCGCATCTTTTTCCGAAACCTTGAGATTCTCAGCTTTCATCTTCGGATACTCATCAATGCCTACAATCACATAGTGCACCGTTGGCTCAGAAGTTACTCTAACTGTATCCCGCCAAACATAAACTGGAATCTCAACTCGGATGCCAGAATAATACGGATGTTGGATTATCAGCAGCTTTTTGCCGGTAGTTAACTGGGGAATATAGATTCTGCCGCTGCTGTCGGCTTTGGTCTGCACTATTAAACCGCTGTCGTAATAATCCCTAACTTCCACGATAGCATCAGGCAAGCGCCGATATCCCCGTGGTGTTTCATTAGAAGGCATTACAATAATGTCCTCAGGACGCGCTGTTGATTCGTATACCCAGCCTTCAATGATCCCATAGCGAACTTCAACAGAGAAAATAAACTGGCAGCCTGTTAAAAGCACAGCTGCTGTTAATATACCTATCATCACAATTGAACTTTTTTTCATTGGATCACCCACTTTCTTCTATAGTTATGTTTCGCTGGAGAGAGATATTTATTGACCGCTCAACACCCTCTCTACTCTTAATATCCAGTGACCTTGGAAAAAGTTTATGTTTCTGGAAAAAATTTATAAAAAGAGGATGAGAAATCTTTCTCATCCCAAACTGTTGTTTAATATGTCAATGCACACCTGAGAATTTACTTCTCCAAGGGAGTGTGTGGCATTCTTGGTTCTGCTTGCTGCTATGCCATACTCGTTGATCTGCTCCGGAGTCAGGCGCAGATCTGTAGGCAGCAGTGTCTGCATCAATTCTGCAAACTCACCAATATCCCTTAAGTTTAAAAGCTGCAGGATTCTCTCTACTCGTGACTTGGCGTACTGCAGGTTATAGCGGAGATATTCAGCCATCAGCAAGCCATTGGCTTTACCGTGGGGTATCCCATGGAAATACGTAAGAGGATATCCCAAGGCGTGGACTACCGTTGTACCGGTATGGGCAATCGCCATGCCGCCAAGAGCCGATGCTGTCAGCAGGCTTTCCCGCATTCCAGTAGAGAAAGCAGCCGACTTCAAATCTGGCAGGGCTCGCCCCCATAAACGCAAGCCAGTTTTCACCAGCATGTCACTGCTGCCGGAAGCCCTCCGCGATAAATATGCCTCGATTAGATGAGACAGGGCATCAACCGCTGTGTTGCGGGTGATATCAAGTTCCAAAGACTCAGTATAGCGGTGATCTAAGAAAGCAATCTTTGGAAAGATGCTCCGATCACCAAATCCAGCTTTGGTCTGTTTGTCCGGAAGTGTCAGCACCGAATACTGGGTTACCTCGCTGCCTGTGCCGGCTGTTGTGGGAACAGCAATGATCGGCAGTGGCTGATTAGGGTAATCGCCGCTGTAAAGATGCTCTGGTGTAAAGCTGTTGACCGCTAATACTGCAATAGCCTTCGCAGCATCCAAAGCTGATCCCCCGCCGATTCCAACGATGAAGTCCGGTTTAAACTTGCGGGCAGCTTTAGCTCCTTGAACAACGTTAACGGTGGATGGATTGTTTTCCACATCATCAAAAACCTGATAAGCAATCCCATACTTGTCCAGAACCGCTGTTACGTCCCCGAAGGCACCGCTGGCCTTTGCTGAGTGTTTTCCGGTAACCAAGAGCGCTTTACTGCCGAACTTCTTAAATCTATCTCCACAGCGCGCAACCACTTCCTGACCCTGAATAATCTCCGTAGGCATATAAAAGCTGAAATTTAGCACTCGATCAACTCCCTCTGATTCACTCACTGCGTACATTTACACTGCTAAACCACGAACGGGTTACCAGCAGCAGGCGCGGATTGGCTTCATTTGCAGCTGGGCTTTGAAGAGTTTCTCCACCTAATATTTTGCGGTTTCGCTCACCAAATAATCTCGTCGATGAAAAACGCGTTTTAACTTCAGCTAACACTCCTACATCTTCTGGGACTATGATTTCAACTTTGCCAAAAAGTGAAAGTACGTCTAAGCGCACCGCCCGATGCGTAATCGATTCCTCGCTCATCACAAAAGTCAGCTTGCCGAACACCGCGATCAGCGATGTATCCAGCAGTTCTTCTTTGGGGCATACAACAGTCTTGGGCAAGAGGTAAGCTTTGTATACAGTCTCCCCTCGCTCAAAAAGGCTGATAATGACGGCAATCAAAAAGATAAAAATAATCACCGGCCAAAAAACTACAATGCCCATGATCATTAAATAATAAATGGACTCTTGGCCCTTGGTAAACAGCTCAATTAGGTTTAACGCCAGCATGAATCCGGAAAAGACCATCAGCACAAATCCCGAGATCTTCATGCTTCTCTCTTCCTGCCTGAGCAGCTTGAACCCATACCACATTGGAATTACAAACCAGAGTCGCGATATGACATAAATCAGGCCAAAGTCAATAACACCTAATACGTTCAAAATCCAAATAGCTGCGAGTATTGCTGTGATAGATCCAATCAGGATTTTGCGCATAACTTCTCCCCCATATTTTTCATGCATTTAAACTTCAATACAATAATGGGAAAATCCTGCCTTGGTTTTATATAATAAAAAGCCCAATCCTTTGGAGAGGATCAGGCTCAGCAGTACTATATTTAGGCATGAGCTTCCTTGAAACTTGGTTCGGCTTCGCTGACCACCGCCACATCATAGGTCGGTCCATCCTTAATAATCTCAACCGCAATTACGGATCCTTCCACTTCAATCTCTGTGGGCTTCTGCTTGCGGCTAACTTGATACAGTGTGGAGCGGATTGTCGACTCATTGACATCCTGGCGGTGCTTAAAGAACTCCTTAACCACGGCCTTAGCAGTAATTGGCTCGTTCTCAGCTTTCACCAATCTGTAAACTATTTCCACTACTGACTTGGTCAGTGAAGTTCCGTTGCGGCCGCTCGTGTATGGTTCTCTAAGAAACGAATCAAGTTTGCGCAGATGCTGCTCTTTTTTCGCTAATTCATCTTTAAGATGGTTAATCTCCGAGATTAACAGTTCCCGGGCCTGCCTTAAAGAATCTTCATATCCCACAGTTTTCACTCCTTCTCAAATATTGGCCTCAAACTCAACGCTCCAGTACTTATTATTGTCCAATATTTGTGCAATTATAACTGCCCTCAATAAGTCCGTAAACGTTTCCGGAATAAATGAGTCTCTAATTATAAAATATCATATTATGCATTATAAGTCAAAATAAATTTACAACTTCGCTATATTTATTTACTTTTCACCTATTCTCAACTTCAAAAACCAGACTGTGCCAATCTGATACGGTGTAAATATCGATGAGGGTAATATCCTGATAAAATGCCTGTAAAATATCCTCATAGCTGTAACCAGCTTCAGCCATCCCTCTTGCTCCCCATTGGCTCATACCGACACCGTGACCGATGCCGCCGCCGTAAACTATTACCTCCGCAATTTCATTATTATTCCGGTTAATCTCAAACGCGATATTAGCGCTGGGCAGCAGAGAGTAATTCAATATTTGATCATGCATTCTGTGAATAACAATGTCCTCTGAGCCAGTATAGCGATTAGTCGGACACAATAAACTGCGGATATTCAATTCTTTGCTCACCCGGA includes these proteins:
- a CDS encoding caspase family protein, whose product is MKKSSIVMIGILTAAVLLTGCQFIFSVEVRYGIIEGWVYESTARPEDIIVMPSNETPRGYRRLPDAIVEVRDYYDSGLIVQTKADSSGRIYIPQLTTGKKLLIIQHPYYSGIRVEIPVYVWRDTVRVTSEPTVHYVIVGIDEYPKMKAENLKVSEKDAKNIKTVLVDGNRMKGYADILTNRQATKSNIKRAIENAARSAKPGDSLVFYFSGYADREIYAGGEARPLDHIVPYDGQDYGTAEQIRNSMITDGELRDWLSKFPNKNVTVILDVAYAKTFFDGKIRSQSLGAIMPMALQGTGYTVLGAASDGERTNVSQDKGSLFTTMLIDGIKSIGDDKITAWTLFNYAENAMRQFPQNPQFEGPKHTVIYIRNSYYW
- a CDS encoding iron-containing alcohol dehydrogenase; translation: MYAVSESEGVDRVLNFSFYMPTEIIQGQEVVARCGDRFKKFGSKALLVTGKHSAKASGAFGDVTAVLDKYGIAYQVFDDVENNPSTVNVVQGAKAARKFKPDFIVGIGGGSALDAAKAIAVLAVNSFTPEHLYSGDYPNQPLPIIAVPTTAGTGSEVTQYSVLTLPDKQTKAGFGDRSIFPKIAFLDHRYTESLELDITRNTAVDALSHLIEAYLSRRASGSSDMLVKTGLRLWGRALPDLKSAAFSTGMRESLLTASALGGMAIAHTGTTVVHALGYPLTYFHGIPHGKANGLLMAEYLRYNLQYAKSRVERILQLLNLRDIGEFAELMQTLLPTDLRLTPEQINEYGIAASRTKNATHSLGEVNSQVCIDILNNSLG
- a CDS encoding cell wall-active antibiotics response protein: MRKILIGSITAILAAIWILNVLGVIDFGLIYVISRLWFVIPMWYGFKLLRQEERSMKISGFVLMVFSGFMLALNLIELFTKGQESIYYLMIMGIVVFWPVIIFIFLIAVIISLFERGETVYKAYLLPKTVVCPKEELLDTSLIAVFGKLTFVMSEESITHRAVRLDVLSLFGKVEIIVPEDVGVLAEVKTRFSSTRLFGERNRKILGGETLQSPAANEANPRLLLVTRSWFSSVNVRSE